From a single Candidatus Zixiibacteriota bacterium genomic region:
- a CDS encoding pitrilysin family protein, with protein sequence MNLSKKFIIFLIVLFAASPILAEFKYDVTEHKLANGLTVLLYENHNAPLISTYTFFKVGSRNERPGITGISHFFEHMMFNGAKRYGPKMFDLTLERNGGYSNAYTSRNMTAYYQNFSSDILELVIDMESDRMANLAFEPEMLASEIGVVKEERRVGIDNSNTGLLYEELYATAYKAHSYSWPVIGWMEDLNSITREDCLLYHKTYYAPNNAVMVITGDFETARAIKLLEDYYKDIPSGPPPPPVVKNEPEQRGPRRVIINNPASHSHIMLGYHVGDKDSPDLYAMEVLQSVLTAGESSRMQQALLNDLELITGMYGGFGWGYDPSLFNFYFAVSPSKTYQEVENAVDSVLADFIKNGPTKKEMEKAKNALTANFYRNYKTNNGIAHEIGYYHSLYGDWKTMYGFVDKIKAVTADEVKNAAAKYFTKNNSTLAVLIPEGGGQ encoded by the coding sequence TTGAATCTATCCAAAAAATTTATAATTTTCTTAATTGTGCTTTTTGCGGCATCGCCGATTCTGGCGGAATTTAAGTACGACGTAACCGAACACAAACTTGCCAACGGTCTAACCGTTCTGCTCTATGAGAATCATAACGCGCCGCTTATATCCACCTATACTTTCTTCAAAGTAGGATCGCGCAATGAACGGCCCGGCATCACGGGTATCAGCCACTTTTTTGAACATATGATGTTTAACGGAGCCAAACGATACGGACCCAAAATGTTTGATTTGACCCTGGAGCGAAATGGCGGGTATTCTAACGCGTATACTTCCAGAAATATGACAGCGTATTATCAAAACTTCTCGTCGGATATTCTGGAATTAGTCATTGATATGGAATCGGATCGGATGGCGAATCTTGCTTTCGAGCCGGAAATGCTCGCGTCCGAAATCGGAGTCGTCAAAGAAGAGCGCCGGGTCGGAATTGATAATAGCAACACCGGGTTGCTCTACGAAGAACTATACGCCACAGCATACAAGGCTCACTCTTATAGCTGGCCCGTTATAGGCTGGATGGAAGATCTCAACAGTATTACCAGGGAAGATTGCCTCTTATATCACAAGACGTATTATGCGCCTAATAATGCCGTAATGGTCATTACCGGAGATTTCGAAACTGCCAGGGCAATTAAATTACTTGAGGATTACTACAAAGATATCCCCTCCGGACCTCCGCCTCCGCCGGTAGTCAAGAATGAACCCGAACAGAGGGGGCCGCGCCGGGTAATTATCAATAATCCCGCGAGTCATTCGCATATAATGCTGGGTTATCACGTTGGTGATAAAGACAGTCCCGATCTTTATGCTATGGAAGTCCTGCAATCAGTCTTAACTGCCGGAGAATCGAGCCGAATGCAACAAGCTCTGTTAAACGATTTGGAATTGATAACCGGAATGTACGGCGGATTTGGATGGGGATACGATCCTTCCCTTTTCAATTTTTACTTCGCAGTATCACCAAGCAAGACATATCAGGAGGTTGAGAATGCTGTTGATTCGGTTCTTGCTGATTTTATAAAAAATGGCCCGACTAAAAAAGAGATGGAAAAAGCCAAGAATGCATTAACTGCCAATTTTTACAGGAATTATAAAACCAATAACGGCATTGCCCATGAAATTGGCTACTACCATAGTTTATATGGTGATTGGAAAACGATGTACGGTTTTGTCGATAAGATTAAGGCCGTCACGGCAGATGAAGTCAAAAACGCCGCTGCGAAGTATTTTACGAAAAATAATTCCACTCTTGCGGTCTTGATTCCGGAAGGAGGTGGACAATGA
- a CDS encoding MauE/DoxX family redox-associated membrane protein yields MRKFLSNDFVTMICRLLFGGIFIYASLDKIISPDQFARIVYNYHLLPGSLVNVFALILPMSEFMAGLFLILGVFYKGSRNYLIILMIVFMIAISINIFRGVNLECGCFTVSSKAKSHGLYLILRDIVYLIPGIALMFSHSVRWMLQTPSRD; encoded by the coding sequence GTGAGAAAATTCCTTTCCAATGATTTTGTCACGATGATATGCAGGTTATTATTTGGCGGGATATTCATCTACGCCTCGCTGGATAAAATTATCAGCCCCGACCAATTCGCGCGCATCGTATACAATTATCATCTATTACCGGGTTCGCTGGTGAATGTATTCGCCTTAATCCTTCCGATGAGCGAGTTTATGGCCGGATTATTTTTAATTTTAGGTGTCTTTTACAAAGGAAGCCGCAATTATCTTATAATCCTGATGATTGTGTTTATGATTGCCATAAGTATAAATATTTTTAGAGGCGTAAATCTTGAGTGCGGATGTTTTACCGTCAGCTCCAAAGCGAAATCGCACGGTCTTTATTTAATTTTACGAGACATCGTTTACCTGATACCCGGAATCGCTCTGATGTTCTCGCACAGCGTCAGATGGATGTTACAAACACCATCTCGGGATTAA
- a CDS encoding pitrilysin family protein: MKKLFICCIAVLILGAPIAAKINLPDAKSIKLDNGLQILVVERHGLPLFSLDFGFRCGSIHDPDSKFGLANLCNEMLMRGTPTRTAKELAEEISFRGGSLSNYCGREMSGFSGEFLSKYGESAIEILADIVLNSSFTEDEFTKTKTRIIANLQSRLENASRMATEHIFNSILGENPFSHIPSGNPESISSINREAALDFYENAYTPDNCLLVICGDISADMVTQWCQTYFGNWKGKRNLPNVKADFQKTEGVEIILYDKEDASQTQIRFGANGPGMSAPDRIPFEAARTIFAGSFTSRLVDEIRVKRGLTYGVSMRSSKFSGDGVLYVSTFTKNVSVGEVLDIILNETQKIHTIPLTDEELTGTIKYRNGLYPLSFETNEGISDKFLNLWFYNLDKSFYEDYQESFKKLTSETLMKAAKDNFPLMHYKLVLVGKAEEVLSQLEKYGKVEVIPFYQ; this comes from the coding sequence ATGAAAAAGTTATTTATTTGTTGTATTGCGGTTTTAATTCTTGGCGCACCTATCGCCGCCAAGATTAATCTTCCCGACGCGAAATCTATAAAGCTCGATAATGGCCTGCAAATTCTCGTTGTCGAACGACATGGTTTGCCGTTGTTTTCCCTGGATTTTGGATTTCGTTGCGGATCGATACACGATCCTGATAGCAAATTTGGGTTGGCAAATTTATGCAATGAAATGCTGATGCGCGGCACCCCTACCCGTACAGCCAAAGAATTAGCCGAAGAAATATCGTTTCGAGGCGGTTCTTTAAGCAATTATTGCGGGCGTGAAATGAGCGGATTTTCGGGTGAATTTTTATCCAAATACGGTGAATCGGCGATCGAAATTCTCGCCGATATCGTACTTAATTCGTCATTCACCGAAGATGAATTTACCAAAACAAAAACCCGCATTATTGCCAATCTTCAAAGCCGCCTGGAAAACGCGTCAAGAATGGCTACTGAGCATATCTTTAATTCCATTCTTGGTGAAAACCCCTTCTCCCATATCCCTTCGGGAAATCCGGAATCGATTTCGAGCATTAATCGGGAAGCTGCCCTGGATTTCTATGAGAATGCTTATACTCCCGATAATTGTCTGCTGGTAATATGCGGAGACATCAGTGCTGATATGGTCACACAATGGTGTCAAACGTATTTCGGTAATTGGAAAGGCAAAAGAAATCTTCCGAACGTCAAGGCTGATTTTCAAAAAACCGAAGGCGTCGAAATTATTCTTTACGACAAAGAAGATGCCAGCCAGACTCAGATAAGATTCGGCGCCAACGGTCCCGGTATGAGCGCCCCGGACCGCATTCCGTTTGAAGCCGCGCGGACAATCTTTGCCGGTTCTTTTACGTCCCGCCTGGTTGATGAAATTCGCGTAAAGCGAGGATTAACTTACGGCGTCAGCATGAGATCATCCAAGTTTTCAGGCGATGGAGTTTTGTACGTTTCGACCTTTACCAAAAACGTTTCCGTCGGTGAAGTCCTTGATATTATCTTAAATGAAACGCAGAAGATTCACACCATTCCCCTGACCGATGAGGAATTGACTGGAACAATCAAATATCGCAATGGCCTGTATCCTCTGAGTTTCGAGACCAATGAAGGTATCTCGGATAAATTTCTTAATCTATGGTTCTATAATCTTGACAAATCTTTCTACGAAGATTACCAGGAGTCTTTTAAAAAATTAACCAGTGAAACCTTAATGAAGGCCGCCAAAGATAACTTTCCGCTTATGCATTATAAACTGGTTCTTGTCGGGAAAGCTGAAGAAGTGCTATCGCAACTTGAAAAATACGGAAAAGTTGAAGTAATCCCTTTCTATCAATAA
- a CDS encoding rhodanese-like domain-containing protein has product MMKNWIIQILIILLLSAVLAVGINSIRDDGISFIGNWPSRTAEAGEMILPPSAEEGDPPFISLDEAVALYQSTDNIFIDARDPEDFEYAHIKRAINIPFDYLDEHWEQVIAEMDKTAHYVIYCSGTECESSLFLGRYFRDEDFVNSKIFYGGWGEWETNNLPIEAKSSEGENQ; this is encoded by the coding sequence ATGATGAAAAATTGGATAATTCAAATATTGATTATACTTCTGCTGTCGGCAGTTCTGGCGGTTGGTATCAATAGCATTCGCGATGATGGAATATCGTTTATCGGCAATTGGCCGTCCCGGACGGCTGAGGCGGGCGAGATGATTCTTCCACCGTCGGCCGAAGAAGGCGATCCTCCATTTATTTCTCTGGATGAAGCCGTTGCCTTATACCAATCAACGGATAACATATTTATAGACGCCCGCGATCCTGAAGATTTTGAATATGCCCATATCAAAAGGGCTATTAATATTCCGTTTGATTATCTTGACGAGCATTGGGAGCAGGTCATCGCCGAAATGGATAAAACCGCCCATTATGTAATCTATTGCAGCGGCACCGAATGTGAATCATCATTATTCCTCGGACGGTATTTTCGTGATGAAGATTTCGTTAATAGCAAAATATTTTATGGCGGCTGGGGCGAGTGGGAAACCAATAATCTTCCCATAGAGGCAAAATCAAGCGAGGGGGAAAACCAGTGA